The Synechococcus sp. RS9916 DNA segment CAACAACAATCGCCCCCAGAATTCTAAAGGAAATCGGAAGGAAGGATATGTCGGCAGGTAACGACCCCTGTAAAGCTGCGTGAAGTGGTGTCGCCATGCACAAATTCTCCCATGACGAGTAATTGCCTTATAAGAACTTCATGACGAAGCGTTTAGGGCTCTTCTTGGTCCAGTGCCAGTGGATCCCCTTGAGAGCCACATAAAGATGAGGCATTTGAACAGCACGTATTGAAGGAGGATGTCAATACTCAGTTGCACTGCCTGAGTTCATCTGATCCGATGCTTACCCGGACGTGATCAAATAAAGCTGGTTGATGATTCAGAGACCATTGCCAGGGGTCGCGTCTACACACCAGCAATGTGCTGATTCGAACTGTGGCAGAGACAGCTCGAATGCCTTCATCCTGATCACTAGCATCCAGAAGGACATTGGGTGAAAACAGACTGGCAAGGACTGCCAGAATGTCCACCACCACTCAGTTTTTCAAACTCTGAATCTGAAAGTTCGAGCGAAGCATTGGTGAGTTCAGCAGGAGAAATCTGAAACCCAGCCTCAATTGAGATCGCAAGAACTGAATCCATATCAACAGCAGCTTTGAGCCTCCCCTGTAGAACACTGTTACCTTTAACCTCTTCCAAGAACGCATTCAGTTGCTCTTCTGACATCGACAGATTTGTTTCTTTTGAAGTCATAGCAATGCTAAGCAACGGAGACTGCAAACCATCAAAAACACCACCATCTGACCAGCCTGAGTGGATCACTCATGGTTCTTCGATGTCGGCGACACGACAGAGCCCACTAGCGGGAGCACGACCTCACCTGATGGGGGGGGGGATTTGCGGCATCATCTATCCCCCAACTGGGTTGTCATGGCCTGAAGTTCCAAATCCCACTTTTGTTGCTAAGCAGACACCACATCAATCACCAGCAATACACCAGAAAAGCGAGGAGCTCTCACCAGGCTGACCAACGCCCCTTCACCATTGCGCTGGGGAAGGTGACTGCAACGACATCACAACCGATGCAAGCCCCTCTCACACTTCAATCAACTCTGGCATTTGTTGGCGGCATCGCTGGCGGAGCACTCGTCACGTTCGGATCAGCTGTGGCAGTGAACAGCCTTCTTCTCATAACAAGCCCAATG contains these protein-coding regions:
- a CDS encoding Nif11-like leader peptide family natural product precursor, which encodes MIHSGWSDGGVFDGLQSPLLSIAMTSKETNLSMSEEQLNAFLEEVKGNSVLQGRLKAAVDMDSVLAISIEAGFQISPAELTNASLELSDSEFEKLSGGGHSGSPCQSVFTQCPSGC